In a single window of the Syngnathus typhle isolate RoL2023-S1 ecotype Sweden linkage group LG19, RoL_Styp_1.0, whole genome shotgun sequence genome:
- the atp6v1ab gene encoding V-type proton ATPase catalytic subunit A isoform X2, which yields MDTSKLPKIRDEDRESQFGYVHGVSGPVVTATAMAGAAMYELVRVGHSELVGEIIRLEGDMATIQVYEETSGVCVGDPVLRTGKPLSVELGPGIMGSIFDGIQRPLKDIYDLTQSIYIPRGVNIGALNRDVKWEFSPVKSLRVGSHITGGDIYGMVYENSLIKHKIMLPPKNRGTVTYVAPPGNYDLSDVVMELEFEGVKEKFTMVQVWPVRQVRPVTEKLPANHPLLTGQRVLDALFPCVQGGTTAIPGAFGCGKTVISQSLSKYSNSDVIVYVGCGERGNEMSEVLRDFPELTMEVDGKTESIMKRTALVANTSNMPVAAREASIYTGITLSEYFRDMGYHVSMMADSTSRWAEALREISGRLAEMPADSGYPAYLGARLASFYERAGRVKCLGNPEREGSVSIVGAVSPPGGDFSDPVTSATLGIVQVFWGLDKKLAQRKHFPSVNWLISYSKYTRALDEYYDKHFAEFVPLRTKAKEILQEEEDLAEIVQLVGKASLAETDKITLEVAKLIKDDFLQQNGYTPYDRFCPFYKTVGILSNMIAFYDMARHAVETTAQSDNKITWAMIREHLGEILYRISSMKFKDPVKDGEAKIKGEYAQLLEDMQNAFRTLEE from the exons ATGGACACATCCAAGCTGCCCAAGATTCGAGATGAGGACAGAGAGAGTCAGTTTGGATACGTGCACGGAGTCTCCGGACCAG TGGTGACTGCGACCGCCATGGCGGGGGCAGCCATGTACGAGCTGGTGCGCGTTGGCCACAGCGAGCTGGTGGGAGAGATCATCCGGCTGGAAGGAGACATGGCCACCATCCAGGTCTATGAAGAGACCT CCGGCGTGTGCGTCGGCGACCCGGTGCTGCGTACCGGCAAGCCGCTCTCCGTGGAGCTAGGCCCGGGAATCATGGGCTCCATTTTCGACGGCATCCAGCGACCCCTGAAGGATATCTACGACCTCACGCAGAGCATCTACATCCCTCGAGGCGTCAACATCGGAGCCCTCAACAGAGACGTCAAGTGGGAATTCTCTCCCGTCAAGAGTCTGCGG GTTGGCAGTCACATCACAGGCGGAGACATCTACGGGATGGTCTACGAGAATTCCCTGATCAAGCACAAAATCATGCTGCCGCCCAAAAACAGAGGCACCGTAACCTACGTGGCGCCGCCGGGAAACTACGACCTCTCC GACGTGGTGATGGAGCTGGAGTTTGAAGGTGTGAAGGAGAAGTTCACCATGGTGCAGGTGTGGCCCGTCAGACAAGTCCGGCCCGTCACAGAGAAGCTGCCCGCCAATCACCCGCTGCTCACCGGACAGAGAGTCCTGGACGCCCTTTTCCC GTGCGTGCAGGGAGGAACCACAGCCATTCCCGGCGCTTTCGGCTGCGGGAAGACGGTCATCTCCCAGTCGCTGTCCAAGTATTCCAACAGCGACGTCATCGTCTACGTCGGCTGCGGCGAGCGCGGCAACGAGATGTCCGAAGTGCTGCGAGACTTCCCCGAA CTGACCATGGAAGTGGACGGTAAGACTGAAAGCATCATGAAGAGAACGGCGCTGGTGGCCAACACCTCCAACATGCCCGTCGCTGCCCGAGAAGCCTCCATCTACACGG GAATCACGCTTTCCGAGTACTTCCGAGACATGGGCTACCACGTCAGCATGATGGCCGACTCCACCTCTCGCTGGGCCGAAGCTCTCAGGGAAATTTCAGGACGTCTGGCTGAGATGCCTGCTG ACAGTGGCTACCCGGCCTACCTGGGTGCCCGCCTGGCCTCCTTCTATGAGCGCGCTGGAAGAGTCAAGTGTCTGGGCAACCCCGAGAGGGAAGGCAGCGTCAGCATCGTCGGAGC TGTCTCGCCCCCTGGTGGTGACTTTTCCGATCCCGTTACATCAGCCACACTCGGTATTGTTCAG GTGTTCTGGGGTCTGGACAAGAAGCTGGCCCAGAGGAAACACTTCCCCTCAGTCAACTGGCTCATCAGCTACAGCAAGTACACCCGCGCCCTGGACGAGTACTACGACAAGCACTTTGCCGAGTTTGTGCCGCTCCGCACAAAGGCCAAGGAGATcttgcaggaggaggaggacctgGCCGAGATCGTCCAGCTTGTCGGGAAG GCGTCGCTGGCGGAAACAGACAAGATCACCCTGGAAGTGGCCAAGTTGATCAAAGATGACTTCCTGCAGCAGAACGGCTACACGCCCTACGACAG ATTCTGTCCCTTCTACAAGACGGTGGGCATCCTGTCCAACATGATCGCCTTCTACGACATGGCGCGCCACGCGGTGGAAACCACGGCGCAGAGTGACAACAAAATCACCTGGGCCATGATCCGCGAGCATCTGGGAGAAATCCTCTACAGGATCAGCTCCATGAAATTCAAG GATCCAGTGAAGGACGGTGAGGCCAAGATAAAGGGCGAGTACGCGCAGCTCCTGGAAGACATGCAGAACGCCTTCCGCACTCTTGAAGAATAg
- the atp6v1ab gene encoding V-type proton ATPase catalytic subunit A isoform X1 gives MKSADLSLLLPSRTTSRIVFYRSKTAKPPFRNYTKPVKMDTSKLPKIRDEDRESQFGYVHGVSGPVVTATAMAGAAMYELVRVGHSELVGEIIRLEGDMATIQVYEETSGVCVGDPVLRTGKPLSVELGPGIMGSIFDGIQRPLKDIYDLTQSIYIPRGVNIGALNRDVKWEFSPVKSLRVGSHITGGDIYGMVYENSLIKHKIMLPPKNRGTVTYVAPPGNYDLSDVVMELEFEGVKEKFTMVQVWPVRQVRPVTEKLPANHPLLTGQRVLDALFPCVQGGTTAIPGAFGCGKTVISQSLSKYSNSDVIVYVGCGERGNEMSEVLRDFPELTMEVDGKTESIMKRTALVANTSNMPVAAREASIYTGITLSEYFRDMGYHVSMMADSTSRWAEALREISGRLAEMPADSGYPAYLGARLASFYERAGRVKCLGNPEREGSVSIVGAVSPPGGDFSDPVTSATLGIVQVFWGLDKKLAQRKHFPSVNWLISYSKYTRALDEYYDKHFAEFVPLRTKAKEILQEEEDLAEIVQLVGKASLAETDKITLEVAKLIKDDFLQQNGYTPYDRFCPFYKTVGILSNMIAFYDMARHAVETTAQSDNKITWAMIREHLGEILYRISSMKFKDPVKDGEAKIKGEYAQLLEDMQNAFRTLEE, from the exons ATGAAGTCAGCTGACCTCAGTCTGCTGCTGCCATCACGCACCACATCGCGCATCGTTTTCTATCGAAGCAAGACAGCTAAACCGCCGTTTCGCAACTACACG AAACCAGTGAAGATGGACACATCCAAGCTGCCCAAGATTCGAGATGAGGACAGAGAGAGTCAGTTTGGATACGTGCACGGAGTCTCCGGACCAG TGGTGACTGCGACCGCCATGGCGGGGGCAGCCATGTACGAGCTGGTGCGCGTTGGCCACAGCGAGCTGGTGGGAGAGATCATCCGGCTGGAAGGAGACATGGCCACCATCCAGGTCTATGAAGAGACCT CCGGCGTGTGCGTCGGCGACCCGGTGCTGCGTACCGGCAAGCCGCTCTCCGTGGAGCTAGGCCCGGGAATCATGGGCTCCATTTTCGACGGCATCCAGCGACCCCTGAAGGATATCTACGACCTCACGCAGAGCATCTACATCCCTCGAGGCGTCAACATCGGAGCCCTCAACAGAGACGTCAAGTGGGAATTCTCTCCCGTCAAGAGTCTGCGG GTTGGCAGTCACATCACAGGCGGAGACATCTACGGGATGGTCTACGAGAATTCCCTGATCAAGCACAAAATCATGCTGCCGCCCAAAAACAGAGGCACCGTAACCTACGTGGCGCCGCCGGGAAACTACGACCTCTCC GACGTGGTGATGGAGCTGGAGTTTGAAGGTGTGAAGGAGAAGTTCACCATGGTGCAGGTGTGGCCCGTCAGACAAGTCCGGCCCGTCACAGAGAAGCTGCCCGCCAATCACCCGCTGCTCACCGGACAGAGAGTCCTGGACGCCCTTTTCCC GTGCGTGCAGGGAGGAACCACAGCCATTCCCGGCGCTTTCGGCTGCGGGAAGACGGTCATCTCCCAGTCGCTGTCCAAGTATTCCAACAGCGACGTCATCGTCTACGTCGGCTGCGGCGAGCGCGGCAACGAGATGTCCGAAGTGCTGCGAGACTTCCCCGAA CTGACCATGGAAGTGGACGGTAAGACTGAAAGCATCATGAAGAGAACGGCGCTGGTGGCCAACACCTCCAACATGCCCGTCGCTGCCCGAGAAGCCTCCATCTACACGG GAATCACGCTTTCCGAGTACTTCCGAGACATGGGCTACCACGTCAGCATGATGGCCGACTCCACCTCTCGCTGGGCCGAAGCTCTCAGGGAAATTTCAGGACGTCTGGCTGAGATGCCTGCTG ACAGTGGCTACCCGGCCTACCTGGGTGCCCGCCTGGCCTCCTTCTATGAGCGCGCTGGAAGAGTCAAGTGTCTGGGCAACCCCGAGAGGGAAGGCAGCGTCAGCATCGTCGGAGC TGTCTCGCCCCCTGGTGGTGACTTTTCCGATCCCGTTACATCAGCCACACTCGGTATTGTTCAG GTGTTCTGGGGTCTGGACAAGAAGCTGGCCCAGAGGAAACACTTCCCCTCAGTCAACTGGCTCATCAGCTACAGCAAGTACACCCGCGCCCTGGACGAGTACTACGACAAGCACTTTGCCGAGTTTGTGCCGCTCCGCACAAAGGCCAAGGAGATcttgcaggaggaggaggacctgGCCGAGATCGTCCAGCTTGTCGGGAAG GCGTCGCTGGCGGAAACAGACAAGATCACCCTGGAAGTGGCCAAGTTGATCAAAGATGACTTCCTGCAGCAGAACGGCTACACGCCCTACGACAG ATTCTGTCCCTTCTACAAGACGGTGGGCATCCTGTCCAACATGATCGCCTTCTACGACATGGCGCGCCACGCGGTGGAAACCACGGCGCAGAGTGACAACAAAATCACCTGGGCCATGATCCGCGAGCATCTGGGAGAAATCCTCTACAGGATCAGCTCCATGAAATTCAAG GATCCAGTGAAGGACGGTGAGGCCAAGATAAAGGGCGAGTACGCGCAGCTCCTGGAAGACATGCAGAACGCCTTCCGCACTCTTGAAGAATAg